A single genomic interval of Magnetococcales bacterium harbors:
- a CDS encoding Nif3-like dinuclear metal center hexameric protein encodes MVSLTEIENFLGQTLRVDAIADHLPNGVQVRGRERVKKIVTGVSASQALFEAAVATDADLVLVHHGMFWDQDSRVVEGSLKSRLQILLTHDLTLMAYHLPLDCHPELGNNACILQRLGLDPVEPFGRYHGTALSFVGVCRNPLPLVVFQNQVRELFGGEPLVLPFGPEPVRRIAVCSGAAPALIHEARQLKADLFLTGEGTEYIYHVAREEKLHFIAAGHHRTEKFGVQAVGELLAARYGVQHQFIDMANPL; translated from the coding sequence ATGGTCAGCCTGACGGAGATTGAGAATTTTTTGGGACAAACATTGCGTGTTGATGCAATCGCTGATCATCTTCCGAATGGCGTACAGGTGCGAGGGCGAGAGAGAGTCAAAAAAATTGTTACTGGTGTTTCAGCGAGTCAAGCCCTGTTTGAAGCGGCCGTGGCAACCGATGCGGATTTGGTTTTGGTGCATCATGGCATGTTTTGGGATCAGGATTCACGGGTTGTGGAAGGCAGTCTCAAGTCCAGACTGCAAATTTTATTGACTCATGATTTGACCTTGATGGCTTATCATCTGCCATTGGATTGTCATCCCGAGTTGGGGAACAATGCCTGTATTTTGCAACGGCTTGGTCTGGATCCTGTTGAACCTTTTGGTCGATATCATGGGACGGCGCTTTCTTTTGTTGGAGTTTGTCGCAATCCCTTGCCGTTGGTGGTGTTTCAAAATCAGGTACGGGAGTTGTTTGGCGGGGAACCATTGGTGCTTCCATTCGGGCCTGAACCTGTACGGCGTATTGCAGTCTGTAGTGGGGCAGCGCCGGCGTTGATTCATGAAGCACGTCAATTGAAGGCGGATCTTTTTTTAACAGGGGAGGGGACCGAGTATATTTACCATGTTGCACGTGAGGAAAAGTTGCATTTCATTGCTGCCGGACATCATCGAACGGAAAAGTTTGGTGTGCAGGCAGTCGGTGAATTGCTGGCGGCTCGGTACGGTGTTCAGCATCAATTTATCGATATGGCGAATCCCTTATGA
- the aroE gene encoding shikimate dehydrogenase, translating to MQNSDWQIDGSTRILGVIGDPVMHSLSPAMHNLALSYLGVNARYLAFHVKPSHLNDAVRGFVAQGVLGFNSTLPHKEALLKLMDWVDDEAMLMGAVNTVRIEPDGRLLGYNTDAYGFQMAMEMNFPKHMLGAEVVVLGAGGAARGVVTGLANGGVQRITVANRTLSRAEHLLDSLTGPNLARVDRRATPLEPHKLSLETCKLLVNTTSAGMHGESFQAVDLHRLPPDAVVVDIIYTPARTPFLQAAQNRGLKILNGLDMLVHQGARSFYIWTGQQMPVSRVKDYLERLLNS from the coding sequence ATGCAAAATTCTGATTGGCAGATCGATGGGTCCACTCGCATTCTGGGTGTCATTGGTGATCCTGTCATGCATTCGCTTTCCCCGGCGATGCACAATCTGGCCCTGAGTTACCTGGGGGTGAATGCCCGTTATCTGGCGTTTCACGTGAAACCATCACACCTGAATGATGCCGTGCGCGGCTTTGTGGCCCAGGGTGTGCTGGGATTCAACTCCACCCTGCCCCACAAGGAGGCACTCCTGAAATTGATGGATTGGGTGGATGATGAAGCCATGCTCATGGGAGCCGTCAATACCGTTCGAATCGAACCGGATGGCCGATTGTTGGGTTATAATACGGACGCCTATGGCTTTCAAATGGCCATGGAGATGAATTTTCCCAAACACATGCTGGGAGCTGAGGTTGTTGTGCTGGGGGCAGGAGGTGCAGCACGCGGGGTGGTGACCGGCCTGGCAAATGGGGGGGTGCAAAGAATCACAGTGGCCAATCGAACCCTGAGTCGGGCGGAACATTTGCTTGATTCGTTGACCGGACCCAATCTGGCCAGAGTGGATCGTCGTGCCACCCCCCTGGAACCTCACAAACTTTCCCTGGAAACCTGCAAGCTGCTGGTCAATACGACCAGTGCCGGCATGCATGGGGAGAGTTTCCAGGCCGTGGATCTGCACCGATTGCCACCGGATGCCGTGGTCGTGGACATCATCTATACGCCGGCAAGGACTCCGTTCCTGCAGGCTGCTCAAAATCGGGGTCTCAAAATTTTAAACGGCCTGGACATGTTGGTGCATCAAGGAGCGCGTTCCTTTTATATCTGGACGGGTCAGCAAATGCCGGTTTCCCGGGTCAAAGATTATTTGGAACGATTGCTGAATTCATGA
- a CDS encoding prepilin peptidase — translation MYWQLELLLFILGAIVGSFLNVCIYRLPLGQSIVFPASHCMACETRIHWYDNIPVLAWLWLRGRCRHCQAQISIQYPIVETLAGVLAVIVYFKFGLTRESLALLVLGYALIVLTIIDLYHYILPDVITKPGIVLGMLLAMQPLVGLPPLGSPFATLQNAAIGAFWGYWGLWLFAWLFEKITGKVGMGMGDVKLLSMVGAWFGWQALPFTLFGGAFLGSIVGVLLILFARHDRSQPIPFGPYLAGSAWLYVLYGDVLTDWYWQRFVVGWP, via the coding sequence ATGTATTGGCAACTGGAATTGTTGCTTTTTATTCTGGGAGCCATTGTCGGCAGCTTCCTGAATGTGTGTATTTACCGTTTGCCACTGGGACAGAGCATTGTGTTTCCAGCGTCCCACTGCATGGCGTGTGAAACGCGCATCCATTGGTATGACAACATACCGGTACTGGCTTGGCTTTGGTTGCGAGGTCGTTGTCGGCACTGTCAGGCGCAAATTTCCATCCAGTATCCCATCGTGGAAACTTTGGCTGGAGTCCTGGCGGTCATTGTTTATTTCAAATTTGGCTTGACCAGGGAGAGTCTGGCTTTGTTGGTCCTGGGATATGCCTTGATTGTTCTGACCATCATCGATTTGTACCATTATATTTTACCGGATGTCATCACCAAGCCGGGAATTGTGCTGGGCATGCTTCTGGCTATGCAGCCATTGGTGGGACTGCCTCCTTTGGGATCACCTTTTGCCACGTTGCAGAATGCAGCCATCGGTGCTTTTTGGGGGTATTGGGGTTTGTGGCTTTTTGCCTGGCTTTTTGAAAAAATCACCGGGAAGGTGGGAATGGGGATGGGGGATGTCAAGCTTCTCTCCATGGTCGGTGCCTGGTTTGGTTGGCAGGCGCTGCCTTTTACCTTGTTTGGGGGTGCTTTCCTGGGGAGTATTGTGGGGGTCTTGTTGATTTTGTTTGCCAGGCATGATCGATCCCAGCCGATTCCTTTTGGTCCGTATTTGGCGGGGTCTGCCTGGCTTTATGTGCTTTATGGGGATGTATTGACTGACTGGTATTGGCAGAGGTTTGTGGTGGGATGGCCGTAA
- a CDS encoding dephospho-CoA kinase has translation MNKKRPSMYILGLTGSMGCGKSSVAQLLVARGGYLLDSDQMAKETLTMGSPGYQQVVQRFGHEILGPSRDVDRGRLGAALQEDPNAWSDLEAIIHPHVRRLQAETILRHSQENLAAVVILDEPLLFETGGDALCDLVLVVACGDRQLDRLRQRGGSVVTEVQKAAMARQMPEEEKCRRADRVIDNRGSLTDTTRQVDEFWAWLGCLATRAVEQAWPVKWARFM, from the coding sequence ATGAATAAAAAGAGGCCATCCATGTACATTCTGGGTCTGACAGGTTCAATGGGATGCGGCAAAAGCAGTGTTGCCCAACTGCTGGTTGCCCGAGGAGGATACCTCCTGGATTCCGATCAAATGGCCAAAGAGACCCTGACCATGGGTAGTCCCGGATACCAACAAGTGGTCCAACGGTTCGGCCATGAAATTTTGGGTCCTTCAAGGGATGTGGATCGTGGGCGATTGGGAGCTGCGCTGCAAGAAGACCCCAACGCCTGGTCTGACCTGGAAGCCATCATACATCCGCATGTCCGCCGCTTGCAGGCGGAAACCATTCTCCGCCATTCGCAGGAAAATTTGGCTGCCGTGGTTATTCTGGATGAACCGCTTTTGTTCGAAACCGGAGGAGATGCATTGTGTGATCTGGTTTTGGTGGTGGCCTGTGGTGACCGGCAACTGGATCGTCTGCGACAACGGGGAGGGAGTGTTGTCACGGAGGTTCAGAAGGCAGCCATGGCCCGGCAGATGCCAGAAGAGGAAAAGTGCCGACGTGCGGATCGCGTCATTGACAATCGTGGATCCCTGACCGACACCACCCGGCAGGTCGATGAATTTTGGGCTTGGTTGGGCTGCCTGGCGACTCGTGCTGTCGAGCAGGCTTGGCCTGTAAAATGGGCGCGATTCATGTAA
- a CDS encoding 8-amino-7-oxononanoate synthase has protein sequence MPFAAYLEFLRQRQATSRLRTLRSMTPLPDGRVRVGDRELINFSTNDYLGLASHPELIQRSQAWTARWGAGARASRLVCGNLEIFAEVESKLAAGKGSQAALVFNSGYQANTAILAALLDPQILGTHPLVFADRLNHASMHHGCRAAGVRQIRYRHGDLNHLEDLLIRHRDKPGPRFILTETVFSMDGDQIHVGDLVTLKERHGAFLYLDEAHATGLLGPNGFGLSAAFPGQVDLAMGTFSKGLGSFGAYAACSRELVEFLLNYCGGLIYATALPPGILGAMDAALDLLPGLEPLRYKVLAHAARLREAMHAAGLDTGLSSTQIVPVVTGTDTAALSLSQQLEAAGMLAVAIRPPTVPNGASRIRFSLSAAHRDSDLAILCAMAPEMARTLRGGST, from the coding sequence ATGCCGTTTGCAGCATATCTTGAATTTCTCCGACAACGTCAGGCCACCAGCCGGTTGCGCACTTTGCGTTCCATGACGCCCCTGCCTGATGGGCGCGTGCGGGTCGGTGATCGGGAATTGATCAATTTTTCGACCAATGATTATCTGGGATTGGCCAGTCACCCGGAGCTGATTCAACGCAGTCAGGCCTGGACTGCCCGCTGGGGTGCCGGTGCCCGGGCTTCCCGTCTGGTCTGCGGCAATCTGGAGATTTTTGCCGAGGTGGAATCCAAACTGGCAGCCGGAAAAGGTTCTCAGGCAGCACTGGTGTTCAACTCGGGATATCAGGCCAATACCGCCATTCTGGCTGCCCTGCTCGATCCCCAGATTCTGGGCACGCATCCCCTGGTCTTTGCTGACCGCCTCAATCATGCCAGCATGCATCATGGCTGTCGGGCCGCCGGAGTCCGCCAGATTCGTTACCGACACGGCGATCTGAATCATCTGGAAGATTTACTGATCCGTCACCGTGATAAACCCGGTCCTCGTTTCATTCTGACGGAAACTGTTTTCAGCATGGATGGTGATCAGATCCATGTGGGGGATCTGGTCACTCTGAAAGAGCGTCATGGTGCGTTTCTTTACCTGGACGAGGCCCATGCCACAGGTCTGCTGGGTCCGAACGGTTTTGGGTTGTCGGCAGCCTTTCCTGGACAGGTGGATCTCGCCATGGGCACCTTCAGCAAGGGATTGGGCAGTTTTGGGGCCTATGCCGCCTGCTCGCGGGAGCTGGTTGAATTTTTGCTGAATTATTGCGGTGGCCTGATTTACGCCACGGCCCTGCCTCCCGGTATTCTGGGAGCCATGGATGCTGCCTTGGATCTTTTGCCTGGTTTGGAACCATTGCGGTACAAGGTTCTTGCCCATGCGGCACGTTTGCGTGAGGCCATGCATGCGGCTGGCCTGGATACCGGCCTTTCCTCGACGCAAATCGTTCCGGTCGTCACCGGGACCGATACCGCTGCCCTGAGCCTGTCACAACAATTGGAAGCCGCTGGCATGCTGGCGGTGGCCATTCGTCCTCCGACCGTACCGAACGGAGCCAGCCGCATCCGTTTTTCCCTGAGCGCTGCGCATCGCGATTCCGATCTGGCCATCCTGTGCGCCATGGCCCCGGAAATGGCCCGCACCTTGCGGGGAGGTTCCACGTGA